Proteins encoded together in one Falco peregrinus isolate bFalPer1 chromosome 2, bFalPer1.pri, whole genome shotgun sequence window:
- the MPHOSPH9 gene encoding M-phase phosphoprotein 9 isoform X4 produces MENCDVVNTVQEIPSSSADFDVGNTQSPVCSLNCSRSPSSNPNGVSGYSGNTRSSLKTGSVELLASVIQDIQNIGNTDSEIVTNYETRWLQLLRLVEKQCQEQIVAQQEQFHHQIQLIQDEIRQLVKLQTSSRGAGKNRSLPAKLPDTFSSLESQMGMCSEISGEHECIVSELRSNEAESQPNTSDLHQECFANDASMNSGYGTISASGLTPSKSNDISKCTNYMEKTSQGQSDGEVLQSVQSKRELLPKKVEENCSSGRNDGLVFPAEFEHKVDEAQCGKKPSKSLTSWAQKLKQNQPKRINADKVCVNSMQENEQAKKLPLENTNVTDAALPPYTFYLNQPNESPNSLVSEASGLSYWKLDEKELYHSLPENFRSEFAGVYSTTVSPDQLSSADETKLSSLKDIYHKRQRENKQLPDQNFMPSSQSSHPPEILTLDPTLHMKPGQQNPGRCFFNIPEETTPFSPDSMAEPGFSSHCDTDSFSQTSNSSQLDDSPKYPASSRAVHSDLWRNYPFQNENKTGSPLPVAYRGADKDLLVNTEEEETLTLTPSSVTQCADNSLPEYSLSVTSVEDPVIMSKIRQNLREKHARHIADLRAYYDSEIHSLKQQLEASHKTASSEDLKKINQNLAERCDQLDAALNEASARIKAFENKNNMLEKQVADWRERFYAVSNTSKVLQERIEEMRTNNKEKDNTISQLKSRLKDLEEAFEKAYKLSDNKNTRLKEENKMFQNLLGEYESLGKEHERVKDTLNTTENKLLDANTQISDLKRTISKLEAQLKQVEHENMLKLRHVTESHLRTSCTTNKLATPDVSRRKWLIPGAEYSIFTGQPLEVPESPKDNRLEGTYIPSRYHSPPEKDSSQEDFSTNTTEKKENDVSEAPIIKAFKELEEGKAFKDWGTQTEKEDASAKTSNRRQTVGFVETSLVANRSPEKGKDQHRPKRYNSPSGQRSSSLPPSNRKSNTPTRREIMLAPVSVTYSPKRSPKENLSPGFSHLLSRNENTVTRFDILLDDLETGPASTLQHNNTRKRLQFLSLDDVEGSPGRSLGED; encoded by the exons ATGGAAAACTGTGACGTGGTGAATACTGTGCAAGAAATCCCTTCATCTTCTGCAGACTTTGATGTTGGAAATACCCAGAGCCCTGTCTGTAGCTTGAATTGTAGCAG AAGTCCCTCATCCAATCCTAATGGAGTTTCTGGTTACTCAGGGAATACCAGGTCCTCATTAAAGACTGGTTCTGTTGAGCTGCTTGCCTCCGTTATACAAGATATCCAGAACATTGGAAATACTGACTCAGAAATTGTGACGAACTATGAG ACAAGGTGGCTACAGTTGTTGAGACTGGTAGAAAAACAATGTCAGGAACAAATAGTTGCCCAGCAAGAGCAGTTCCACCATCAAATCCAA ctaATTCAGGATGAGATAAGGCAGTTAGTGAAATTGCAGACCAGCAGTCGGGGTGCCGGCAAGAACAGAAGTTTGCCTGCCAAGCTTCCAGACACTTTTTCATCGCTAGAAAGTCAAATGGGGATGTGTTCTGAAATCTCTGGAGAGCATGAGTGCATTGTTAGTGAACTTAGATCTAACGAAGCGGAAAGTCAGCCGAATACATCTGATCTGCATCAGGAATGTTTTGCAAACGATGCTTCGATGAATAGTGGGTATGGTACGATTTCTGCCTCTGGGCTGACCCCTAGCAAATCTAACGACATTAGCAAGTGTACGAACTACATGGAGAAAACTTCGCAAGGACAAAGTGATGGAGAAGTCTTGCAAAGTGTTCAAAGTAAAAGAGAACTTTTACCGAAAAAAGTAGAGGAAAATTGTTCGTCAGGAAGGAATGATGGTTTAGTTTTCCCTGCTGAATTTGAACATAAAGTTGACGAAGCtcaatgtggaaaaaaacccag TAAATCTTTAACATCGTGGGCACAAAAgttgaaacaaaaccaaccgAAAAGAATAAATGCAGACAAAGTATGTGTGAACTCTATGCAAGAAAATGAGCAAGCAAAGAAATTACCACTTGAGAAT ACAAATGTTACTGATGCTGCTTTGCCACCTTACACTTTTTACCTCAATCAACCGAACGAAAGTCCGAATTCCTTAGTGTCTGAAGCTTCAG GACTTTCATACTGGAAATTAGATGAAAAGGAGTTGTATCACTCTTTACCAGAGAATTTCAGAAGCGAGTTTGCTGGCGTGTACTCCACAACAGTATCACCAGACCAG TTGTCTTCTGCTGATGAAACGAAGTTATCGTCATTGAAGGATATTTATCATaaaagacaaagggaaaacaagcagCTGCCAGATCAGAATTTTATGCCTTCTTCCCAGTCAAGTCACCCACCAGAG ATCTTGACGTTGGACCCAACTCTGCATATGAAACCAGGTCAGCAGAACCCAGGACGCTGTTTTTTCAATATTCCTGAAGAGACTACTCCTTTTTCTCCAGACTCTATGGCAGAGCCGGGTTTTTCAAGTCATTGTGACACAGACTCTTTTTCACAGACAAGTAATTCATCTCAGTTAGATGATTCTCCAAAAtatcctgccagcagcagagctgtgcattCGGACCTCTGGAGAAATTACCcattccaaaatgaaaacaagaccGGCTCTCCCCTTCCGGTGGCATACAGGGGTGCTGATAAAGATCTTTTAGTCAAcactgaggaggaagaaacactGACTCTGACTCCATCTTCTGTTACTCAGTGTGCTGACAACAGTTTGCCAGAATATAGTCTTTCAGTGACATCTGTTGAAGATCCTGTGATAATGTCAAa GATTAGGCAGAACTTGAGGGAAAAACATGCCCGACACATAGCTGATCTACGAGCTTACTATGACTCTGAGATACATAGCttaaaacagcagctggaggcaaGCCATAAAACTGCTTCATCTGAGGACTTGAAGAAAATCAATCAAAATCTTGCCGAGAG GTGCGACCAATTAGATGCTGCTCTGAATGAAGCAAGTGCTCGCataaaagcctttgaaaataagaataatatGCTAGAAAAGCAAGTG GCAGATTGGAGAGAACGCTTTTATGCAGTCAGTAATACTTCCAAAGTTTTGCAAGAACGGATTGAAGAAATGCGCACTAATAATAAAGAGAAGGATAACACTATCAGTCAACTAAAATCGAGGCTTAAAGATCTAGAGGAAGCATTTGAAAAGGCTTACAAGTTATctgataataaaaatacaaggctaaaggaagaaaataaaatgtttcaaaat cttttaGGAGAATATGAGTCCCTTGGAAAGGAACATGAAAGAGTAAAG GATACATTaaatacaactgaaaacaaattgctTGATGCAAACACGCAGATTTCTGATTTGAAAAG GACAATTTCAAAACTTGAAGCTCAGCTCAAGCAGGTAGAACATGAAAATATGTTGAAACTTCGCCATGTTACCGAAAGTCATTTAAGAACCTCTTGTACCACCAA CAAGTTGGCAACTCCTGATGTCAGCAGGCGAAAGTGGTTGATACCAGGAGCGGAGTATTCGATCTTCACTGGCCAGCCTTTGGAAGTCCCGGAAAGCCCCAAAGATAACAGACTAGAAGGAACCTATATTCCCTCTAG GTACCATTCTCCTCCTGAAAAAGATTCCTCACAAGAAGACTTTTCaacaaacacaacagaaaagaaagaaaatgatgtGTCAGAAGCACCAATTATAAAAGCCTTCAAAGAACTTGAAGAAGGGAAAGCATTTAAAGATTGGGgtacacagacagaaaaagaagacgCATCAGcta aaacatCAAATCGACGTCAAACTGTTGGGTTTGTTGAAACTTCTTTAGTTGCTAACCGATCCCCGGAGAAAGGTAAAGACCAACACAGACCAAAACGGTACAACTCCCCTTCTGGCCAGAGGTCATCgtcccttcctccttccaaCAGGAAATCAAATACTCCAA CAAGAAGAGAGATAATGTTGGCACCAGTGTCTGTGACATACAGCCCAAAACGATCTCCAAAAGAAAACCTCTCTCCTGGATTTAGCCATTTGCttagcagaaatgaaaacacgGTGACAAG